The nucleotide window CGTGTATTTTCATGGTCTAGCGGGGCGGGCGGGCTTGTGTTTTCCCTAGTATTCGCCCGTATTCCTCAAGTTTTCAGGACGGTCAGAACCTCGTCGAGCATTTTCTTGGCGTCGCCAAACAACATGCGGTTGTTTTCCTTGTAGAACAAAGGGTTATCCACGCCGGCGTAGCCCGAGGCCATGCTGCGCTTCATCACGATGGAGGTCTTGGCCTTCCAGACTTCGAGCACCGGCATGCCGGCGATCGGGCTGGTCGGATCGTCCTGCGCCGACGGATTCACGATGTCGTTGGCGCCAATCACCATCACCACATCGGTCGCAGGGAAGTCGTCGTTGATTTCCTCCATCTCGAACACGATGTCGTAGGGCACCTTGGCTTCGGCCAGCAGCACGTTCATGTGACCCGGCATGCGCCCGGCCACCGGGTGGATACCGAAGCGCACATTGACACCTTTTTCACGCAATGTGCGCGTGATTTCAAACACGGTGTGCTGGGCCTGTGCCACGGCCATGCCGTAGCCGGGAACGATGATCACGCTCTTGGCTTCGCGCAGCAGCTCGGCAGTTTCCGCCGCATTGACGGCTACCACTTCGCCAGCCGGTTGCGCAGCGCCCGCCGCGGGCTTGGGTGCCGCACTGGTGGTTCCGAAGCCGCCTGCAATCACGCTGATGAAGCTGCGGTTCATGGCATTGCACATGATGTAAGACAGGATGGCGCCACTGGATCCGACCAGCGCACCGGTCACGATCAACAGGTCGTTGGACAGCATGAAACCGGTGGCCGCTGCGGCCCAGCCGGAGTAGCTGTTAAGCATGGACACCACCACGGGCATGTCGGCGCCACCAATGGCCATCACCATGTGCACGCCAAACAACAGCGCCACCACAGTCATCACGATCAGCGGCGTCATTCCCTCGGCCACCGAGGTCGACTGGATGAATTCGCGTCCGAACCAGATCACCACCAGCAGGCCGGCCAGATTCAGCAAATGGCGGCCTGGCAACAGCAGGGGCTTGCCGCCGATCTTGCCGTTGAGCTTGCCAAAGGCGATCAGTGAACCGGAGAAAGTGACCGCACCAATCAGGATACCGATGTAGATCTCCACATCGTGGATCGCCTTTTCGGCACCGGTGTGCTGGATGGAGGTATCGACATAACTGGCAAAACCGACCAGGCAGGCGGCCAGACCCACCATGCTGTGCATCAGTGCCACCAGCTCGGGCATCTGGGTCATTTGCACGGTGCGGGCCGCGTACAGGCCCACGCCGCCGCCCAACACCATGGCCCCAGCAATCCAGGGAAGCCCGGCGACGGTCACTGTCGGGCCAAACACCGTGGCCAGCACAGCGAGCGCCATGCCCACCATGCCATACAGATTACCGCGCAGCGCGGTGGACTGATTGGACAATCCGCCCAGGCTCAGGATAAAAAGAATGGTCGCGCCAATGTAGGAGACCGTAGCCAAACTTGCAGACATCTTCGGGTCTCCTTACTTGCGGAACATGGCCAGCATGCGCTGGGTGACGGCAAAGCCGCCAAACATATTGATGGCCGTCAGCAAAATGGCCGCAGCCGCCAGCCAGGTGATGAGGCTGTCAGGCCGTCCCCCGGCACCGCCCAGCGGAGACACCTGCACCAGCGCGCCGATGGCGATGATGCTGCTGATGGCATTGGTCACACTCATGAGCGGCGTATGCAACGCGGGCTTGACGTTCCACACCACCATGTAGCCCACAAAACAGGCCAACACAAACACGGTGAAGTGACCCAGGAACGCGGCTGGCGCATAACTGCCGATCAGCCAGAAAAAAAGCGCCGCCACGGCCATCAAAATGACAAGACTCTTGGCCGACATGGGCTCGCTCGCAGCGCCGTGTCCATGGGCTGGCTTCTTCGCCACCACCGGGGCCGCTTTGGCCGCAGCCGCAGGAACCGCGGGCAGCTTGGGTGCTGGTGCAGGCCAGGTAACCTGCCCTTCCTTGATGACGGTCAGGCCACGGATGGCGTCGTCTTCCATGTTGACGTTGGCAATACCGTCTTTGGTCTTGCACAGTTCCTCGCTCAGACGGAACAGGTTGGTCGCGTACAGCGTGGACGACTGTTTGGCTAGGCGCGATGCCAGGTCCGTGTAACCCACGATGGTCACACCGTGTTTCACCACGGCTTGGCCGGGTTCGGTCAGCTCGCAGTTGCCGCCCTGCTCGGCCGCCATGTCGACAATCACGCTGCCGGGCTTCATGGTGCGCACCATCTCGGCGGTGATGAGCTTGGGTGCAGGCTTGCCGGGGATCAGCGCGGTGGTGATGATGATGTCGACTTCTTTGGCCTGCTGCGCGTACATGGCACGCTGCGCGGCCTGGAAGCCTTCGGACATGACCTTGGCGTACCCGCCGCCACCGCCGCCCTCTTCTTCGTAATCCACCTTGACGAACTCGCCACCCAGCGAGGTGACCTGGTCGGCCACTTCAGCGCGCGTGTCATTGGCACGCACGATGGCACCCAAGCTGGCCGCGGTGCCAATGGCCGCCAAACCGGCCACGCCGGCACCAGCGATGAACACCTTGGCGGGAGGCACCTTGCCTGCGGCCGTGATCTGTCCATTGAAAAAACGGCCAAAGGCATTGGCAGCTTCAATGACGGCACGGTAGCCGCTGACACCGGCCATGGAGGTCAATGCATCCATCTTCTGGGCACGGCTCAATGTGCGTGGCAACGCGTCAATCGCCAGCACCGTCGCCTTTTTGGCAGCCAGTTGCTGCAACAGTTCGGGATTTTGTGCGGGCCAGATAAAACTGATCAGCGAGCCGCCTTCGCGCAGCAGCCCTACTTCGTCGCTTGATGGGCCGCGCACCTTGAACACGATGTCCGATTGCGCCCACAACTCGGCGGCGGTTGCGACCACCGTGGCGCCCGCAGCACGGTAGCTGTCGTCGTCAAAGTTGGCGGCATCGCCTGCACCCGATTCCACGCTGACCTGGAAGCCCAGCTTGATCAGCTTTTCCACCACATCGGGGACCGTTGCCACCCGCTTCTCCCCCGGGAAGATTTCTCGGGGGACACCGATACGCTGTCCTTTTTCAGTGGAAACACTGGTCTGCATGAAGCGACTCCTCAATTTGGATGGGGGTTAGCCTGGGGCATGTTCGCGACGGTAAGCTTCGCGAAAGGTATCTGGGCGGCAACTTTAACTGAATTTGCCTGCGCAAACGCCCCTCTGGCGCCGCTTGGGCGACAGCCAGCGCAAAACAGCCCAACCTTCCATGCCCATAATCCACCGCATGGATGCACGATGGAAACCCAATGTGACGGTCGCTGCCGTCATCGAGAAAGACGGCCGCTTCCTGCTGGTCGAAGAACACACTGCCGAAGGCCTGCGCCTGAACAACCCGGCGGGCCATCTGGACCCGGCCGAGTCTCCCGAAGAGGCCTGCACCCGTGAAGTGCTGGAAGAAACCGCCCATGGCTTCACTCCCACGGCACTCATAGGCGTTTACCTGTCGCGCTTTCAGCGTGGGGCAGAAGACGTGACCTATATGCGTTTTGCCTACTGCGGCGACGTGGGTGCATTCGACGCGCAACGCCCGCTGGACACCGGTATCGAGCGCACCCTGTGGATGAGCGAGGCCGAAATTCGTGCCTGCCCCGAGCGCCACCGCAGCCCTTTGCTACTGCGCTGCCTCGATGACTACCTGGCCGGTCGGCGCTACCCGCTCTCCCTGGTCACCACCGACGCCACCGTCTACCACCCCGAGATCCGTTGATGGACAACACCAGCACTTTCGCCCTGTTGGGTGCGGCGGCCTTTGGTGCTGGCGTACTGAATTCCGTCGCCGGTGGCGGCAGCTTTCTAACCTTCCCTGCGCTGGTCTACGCAGGCATTCCACCGATTGCGGCCAATGCCACCAGTGCACTGGCAGTGAGCCCCGGCTATCTGGGGGGCGTCTGGGGCTTCAAGACCGAGCTGCGAGCGCTGGACCGCAGTCTCTTGCGCCGTGAAATTCTGGTATCGGCCGTGGGTGGTGTGTGTGGGGCCATCCTGCTCTTGGTTACCCCCGCACGCTTGTTTTCGGGTCTGGTGCCCTGGTTGCTGCTGTTTGCAACCTTGCTGTTCATGCTGGGGCCGGTTCTGGCGCGCCGCAGCCAAAGTGCACAAACCGGTACCAACAGCCTCGCCGCCTGGCACACGCCGGCGCTGTTTGTCGTGGCGGTATACGGCGGTTATTTCAATGGCGGGCTGGGCATTCTGCTGATGGCGCTGTACACACTGAGTGGAGAAACACGCCTGCACACGGTCAATGCGCTGAAAAACCTCAACTCCTTTGTGCTGTCCATACTTTCCGTCGCGGCTTTTGCCTGGGCCGGGGCCATTGTCTGGCGCGAGGCAGCACTGATGATGGTGGCGGCCACACTGGGCGGGTTTGCCGGCGCGCGGCTGGCACGGCGTCTGCCCGTGCAGTGGGTACGCGGCATCGTGATCGCCACTGGCCTTGCCATGAGTACGGTGTTTTTCCTACGCACCGGTTGAAAACCAGTCATCTGCCTACAATTTAGGCCTATGAAAAAGCAACGGGTCGTGGTGGGTTTGAGTGGCGGGGTCGATTCCGCGGTGACTGCACACCTGCTCAAACAACAGGGCCATGAGGTCATCGGCATCTTCATGAAGAACTGGGAAGATGACGACGACAGCGAATACTGCTCATCCAACATCGACTTTGTGGACGCCGCCGCCGTGGCCGACGTGATTGGCATCGAGATCGAACACGTCAACTTTGCAGCCGACTACAAAGACCGCGTGTTCTCCGAATTCCTGCGCGAATACCAGGCCGGACGCACGCCCAACCCGGACATCCTGTGCAACGCAGAAATCAAGTTCAAGGCCTTTCTGGACCACGCGATGCGCCTGGGTGCCGAAAAGATCGCGACAGGTCACTATGCAAGGGTGCGCTCGAATGAAGGCACGGGCAAACACGAACTGCTCAAGGGCCTGGACGCATCCAAGGACCAAAGCTATTTCTTGCACCGGTTGAACCAGGCCCAGCTGTCCAAAACGCTGTTCCCGGTGGGTGAATTGCACAAGACCGAAGTGCGCCGCATTGCCGAAGAAATGCAGTTGCCCAACGCCAAGAAGAAAGACTCCACCGGCATCTGCTTCATCGGCGAGCGCCCGTTCCGCGAATTCCTGAACCGTTATATCTCCAAGGAGCCCGGCCCGATCAAGGACGCCAAGGGCCGCACGATAGGCCAGCACGTGGGTTTGTCCTTCTACACGCTGGGCCAGCGCCAGGGCCTGGGCATCGGCGGCCTCAAGGCCAAAGGCGCACAACGCGGTGGTGGTGAACACGCACCGTGGTTTGTGGCGCGCAAGGACATGGAAACCAACACCCTGTGGGTGGTACAGGGACACGACCACCCGTGGCTGCAGTCGCTGTCGCTGCAAGCCCAGGATGCGAGCTGGGTCAGCGGTGAGGCGCCTGCGGCACGCGCCATCGCCGCCAAAACCCGTTACCGCCAGAGCGACGCGGCCTGCCAGGTGGAAAGCGCCCAGGGGCCGGACTTTGCGCTGCAGTTCAGTGAAAACCAATGGGCCGTGACACCCGGCCAGTCGGCCGTGTTGTACGACGGCGAGGTGTGCCTGGGCGGTGGCGTGATTGCGGCCGCCCAGCCTGCTGCCGCACTGGCCTGAGTCAGCCGCCGGACCGCAACTGGCGGATCAGGCCCTCTTGCGCCACACAGGCCACCAGCTTGCCATCGCGGCTGAAGATGTTGCCGTGGTTCAAGCCCCGCGAATGCCCGGAAATCGGGCTGCTGCAGGCGTACAGCAACCAGTCATCCACCGCAAAGTCCCGGTAGAACCACATCGCATGGTCCAGGCTCGCCGTGACCATGTCGGGCTGGTAGTAGGTGACACCGTGCGGGCGCAGACAGGTGCTCAACAGGCTGAAGTCCGAGGCGTAGGCCAGCAGGCATTTCTGCAGCGCCTTGTCGTTTGGCACCGGACCAGCCGCACGGAACCAGATGTACTGCACCGGGTCTTTGACTTCGGGCTGCAGCGGGTTGACCGGGTCCACCGACCGGATCTCGATGGCCAGATCGCGCGAAGTAAGAGACGCGGAGGCCTCAGGAATCAGTTCCGGCACCGGGCGGGCGGTGTTGATAAACGCGGGCAGCGACTCTGGCGGTGGCACCTGCGGCATGGCCACGTGGTGCTCCAGCCCCGCCTCGTCGACCTGAAAGGACGATGAGAGGATCAGGATGGCCTTGCCGCCTTGCGAGGCCGTCACACGGCGCACGCTGAAGCTGCTGCCGTCGCGAATGCGGTCTACGGTGTAGTCAATCGGCGCCCGTGGGTCACCACCACGGATGAAATAGGCATGCAGGGAATGCGCGTGGCGTTGTTCGCAGGTATTGCCAGCCGCCACCAGCGCCTGCCCCAGGATGTGCCCTCCAAACAGGTTGCGAAACCCCAGGTCCAGGCTTTGCCCGACGTAGTGGTCGGGTTTGACGTTGTCCAGCGCAAACAGGCCCAGCAACTGCGTCAGCGCAGTGCTGCTGGCCAGCGGGATGGGCACGGTCTTCAGGGTGGGGACTTCCTGTTTTTGCATTGCGGGATTGGTAAAGAAACGGGTGGGTTGGATGCGCCGTGGCGCTGGAAAGCACAAACCCCGGCAAGCGTGTGCTCACCGGGGTTTGTGTGTCTGTTCAACAGAGGCAGACTTTAGAACGGGATGTCATCGTCCATGTCGTCAAAACCACTGGCCGGGCGCGGTGCAGGCGCCTGGCGGGGCGCCGGGGCTGCAGCACGCGGGGCGGCTGCCGGAGGCGCACGGCGCGGTGCGGGGGCACCACCCTCGTCGCCACCGCGCGGGCCGCCCATGCCTTCGCGGCCACCCAGCAGTTGCATCTCGGTGGCGATGATGTCCACGGTGTTCTTTTCCACGCCGGCCTGGTCGGTGTATTTACCGTACTTCAGACGGCCTTCCACGTAGATGGGAGCGCCCTTTTTGACATATTCACCCACGATTTCGGCCAGGCGCTCGTAGAAGGTGACGCGGTGCCATTGGGTTTCTTCCATGTTCTCGCCGGTATCGCGGTTCTTGCGGCGGCTGGTGGTCGCGATGCTGATGTTGGCCACGGCCTGGCCCGAGGGCAGGTAACGGATTTCAGGGTCGCGCCCGCAGTTGCCGACCAGAATGACTTTATTGACGGATGCCATGGTTTTCTCCAGATTAGTCGATGATTATCCTGCCATTAGAGCCGTTTTACGGCCCATCCGGCGCCTTGGGCGACGGAGCCCGCATGGGCCAGGCCACGACCAGCCAGGCCAGCATGGCGACCACACAAACCGCAAACAGGCCTTGTGGGCCCGCATGTTTGAGCAGCCAGCCCCCGGCCACCCCGCCCACAAAAAAGCCCAAAGACTGCAGGGTGTTGTAAACGCCCAGCGCCGTGCCGCGAACATGGGCCGGGGCCACACGTGAAGCCAGGCTGGGCTGGCTGGCCTCCAGCACATTGAAACCGCAGAAAAAGACGAATAACAACAACGCCAGTACAGGCACCGAGGGCTGGGCCTGGGCGAGCAACAAACCCATCTGCACCATGGCAATCAGGCCTACCGCCACCAAAAATACGGCACGCAGGTAACCGCGCTTCTCCAGCGGAAACAGCGAAACGCCCATGACCAGGAAAGAGGCCAGCACAGCAGGCAGATAGACCTGCCAGTGTTGGTCTTGGGCCAGCCCCGCCTGTACCAGCAGGGCAGGCAGTGCCACCCACATCGCCAATTGCACGGCATGCAACACAAATACGCCAAAGTCCAGGCGCAGCAGCGCCGGGTGGCGCAACACCTCGGCCAGGCCTCCGCGTGCCTGCACGACCGGCTGGGCCGGCTCCGCAGGCACCCACCAGAGCACCACCACGATGCCCCCCAGCGCCAGCACAGCCGTCAGCACAAACAGGCCATGCAGGCCGATACGGGCCGCCAGCAAGGGCGACAGCACCAGGGACAAGGCAAACATCAGACCGATGCAGGCCCCAATCAGCGCCATGGCTTTGGTGCGCACCAGGTCACGTGTCTGGTCGGCCAAGAGAGCGGTCACAGCGGCTGAAATGGCCCCAGCTCCCTGCAGCGCCCGCCCAGCCACCAGCCAGGACAGACTGGGCGCCCAGGCGGCCAGGGCACTGCCCGCCGCAAATATGACCAAGCCCACCACGATGACCGGTTTGCGCCCAAAACGGTCCGATGCCATGCCAAAGGGAATCTGCAGCAGCCCCTGCGTCAGGCCATAAATGCCCATGGCCAGCCCCACCAGCGCCGGGTCACTCCCCCCCGGATAGCGCCGCGCCTCCAGGGCAAACACGGGGAGTACCAGGAACAGGCCCAGCATGCGCAGGGCAAAAATAAGGGCCAAAGAGGCACTGGAGCGACGCTCTTGGGGCGTCATGGTGGTATCAGGCAGGGCGGGCGTAGGCACAACAGGCGCTCGTAGACAAAAGGCGGCGCAGGCCCAGGGTAGGCAGCGCAAGCCGACATTGTCTATCATGGCGGGTTACTCTTTTGGCGGCCACGAACTTGAACTCTCCTACTGACGACGACAGCAAACACCTGGCATCCAGCGAGAGTGGCAAGTACCTTGCCACGGCCCTGCAGCAGCAAAACATCAGCGTGCGGGGTGCGCGCACCCACAATCTGAAGAACATCGACCTCGATATCCCGCGCAACCAGCTCGTGGTGATCACCGGGTTGTCGGGTTCGGGCAAGTCCAGCCTGGCGTTTGACACGCTGTACGCTGAGGGCCAGCGCCGTTATGTGGAGAGCCTCTCCACCTACGCGCGCCAGTTTTTGCAACTGATGGACAAACCCGATGTGGACATGATCGAGGGCCTGTCGCCGGCGATCTCCATCGAGCAAAAGGCCACCAGCCACAACCCGCGTTCCACCGTGGGCACCGTGACCGAGATCCACGATTACCTGCGCCTGCTGTTCGCCCGCGCGGGCACCCCGTTTTGCCCCGACCACGACCTGCCGCTGCAAGCGCAAACCGTCAGCCAGATGGTGGATGCGGTACTCGCTCTGCCCGAAGACACGCGCCTGATGATCCTGGCGCCACTGGCGCGCGAGAAGAAGGGCGAATTTCTGGATGTGTTTGCCGACATGCAAGCCCAGGGTTATGTGCGCTTTCGTATCAATGGCCAGGCCTATGCGTTTGACGAACTGCCCGCACTCAAGAAGACGGAGAAGCACGACATCGACGTGGTGGTGGACCGCATCAAGGTGCGCCCCGACATGAAGCAGCGTCTGGCCGAAAGCTTCGAAGCCGCGCTGCGCCTGGCCAATGGCCGCGCCATTGCGCTGGAGATGGACAGTGAAAATCGCTCTGAAAACGATAGCGGTTCGCACACAGCGGATGCGGGCTACAGCCCTAAAGAGCACTTATTCAACGCCAAATTCGCCTGCCCGGTGTGCAGCTACTCGATTGCCGAGCTGGAGCCGCGCCTGTTCTCGTTCAACTCGCCCGTAGGCGCATGCCCGAGCTGTGACGGACTGGGCGCGCAAGAGGTGTTTGACCCGGCGCGCGTGGTGGCCTTCCCCACGCTGAGCCTGGCCAGCGGCGCGATCAAGGGCTGGGACCGGCGCAATGGCTATTACTTTGCGATGCTGGAGAGCCTGGCCAAACACTACAAGTTCGATATTGAGCAATCCTTTGAGTCGCTGCCTGCGCATGTGCAGCAAGTCATCCTGTACGGTTCGGGCGAGGAAGAAATCAAGTTCAGCTATGTGATGGACTCTGGGGCATCGCAAGGCAAGAAGATGTCCAAGAAACACGCCTTCGAGGGCATCCTGCCCAACATGGCGCGGCGCTACCGCGAGACCGACTCTGCCCTGGTGCGCGAAGACCTGGCGCGCATGCGCAGCACCCAGCACTGTCCGGACTGCAATGGCTCGCGCCTGCGCCGCGAAGCGCGCCACGTGAAGATTGGCGAGGGCGACCAGGCCCGCGCCATCTTCGAGATCAGCCACAGCACGCTGCGCGAGAGTTACGCCTATTTCAGCCAACTCACCATGCACGGCGCCAAGGGCGAGATCGCCGCCAAGGTGGTGCGCGAGATTGGCCTGCGCCTGAAATTCCTCAACGACGTAGGCCTGAACTATCTGAGCCTGGACCGCAGCGCCGAGACATTGTCGGGCGGTGAATCGCAACGCATCCGCCTGGCGTCCCAAATTGGTTCCGGCCTGACCGGCGTGATGTACGTGCTGGACGAGCCCAGCATCGGCCTGCACCAGCGCGACAACGACCGGCTGATCGACACGCTCAAACACCTGCGCGACATTGGCAACAGCGTGCTGGTGGTGGAGCACGACGAAGACATGATGCGCGCCGCCGACCACGTGATCGACATGGGCCTGGGTGCGGGTATCCACGGCGGGCGCGTGATTGCGCAGGGCACGTTCGATGAAGTGAAGGCGAACACCGAATCGCTGACCGGCCAGTACCTGGCGGGCACTTTGAAGATTGACGTGCCCAAACGCCGTACGCCCTGGATCCCCACCGTAGCACCTGCGCCGGCAGAGAAAAAAGTCGCAGCGAAAGGCGCGCCGAGCAAGGCCGCGCTGGCTTGGGCAGAGCGCAATGCGCATCACCTGGCCACCCAAGGCGACCTGCAAGCGCTGCGCGTGGTCAAGGCATCGGGCCACAACCTGAAGGATGTGAGCGTCGAATTCCCCGTAGGCCTGTTTACCTGTGTGACCGGCGTGTCCGGCTCGGGCAAGTCCACGCTGGTCAACGACACGCTGTATGCCGCCGTGGCCCGCTCAATCTATCGCGCACACGACGAACCTGCCGCGCACGAGGCCATCGAAGGCATCGAACATTTCGACAAGGTCATCAACGTCGACCAGTCGCCAATCGGCCGCACGCCACGCTCCAACCCCGCCACCTACACCGGCCTGTTCACGCCCATCCGCGAGCTGATGGCCGAAGTGCCCGTGGCGCGCGAACGCGGCTACGGCCCGGGGCGCTTCAGCTTCAACGTGGCCGGTGGCCGCTGTGAGGCCTGCCAGGGCGACGGCATGGTCAAGGTCGAAATGCACTTTTTGCCCGACGTGTATGTGCCCTGCGATGTGTGCGCGGGCCAGCGCTACAACCGCGAAACGCTGGAGGTCCTCTACAAGGGCAAGAACATCGCGCAGATTCTGGACATGACGGTCGAGGCCGCCTACGCCTTCCTGCAGGCCGTGCCCACCATTGCACGCAAGCTGCAGACGCTGCTCGATGTGGGCCTCTCCTACATCCGCCTCGGTCAGGCGGCCACCACACTGTCTGGCGGTGAGGCACAGCGCGTCAAGCTGGCGCTGGAGCTGTCCAAGAAAGACACCGGCCGCACGCTCTACATCCTGGACGAGCCCACCACCGGTCTGCACTTTGCCGACATTGCGCTGCTCTTGAAGGTACTGCACCAGTTGCGCGACGCGGGCAACACCATCGTCGTCATCGAGCACAACCTGGACGTCATCAAAACCGCCGACTGGCTGATCGACATGGGCCCCGAAGGTGGCTCAGGCGGCGGCACCGTGGTCGGCACAGGCACGCCCGAGGACATTGCGGCCAATCCGGCCAGCCACACAGGGCGTTATTTGCAGGCGTTGCTTAACCAAAAGAATCGTTAAGACATGCTGCCGCAGAGCGCTGACCGGTATTGCCGGATTCGGCAGTTTTGCGGTCTGTAACACCTTGGCTTTCTCTGTTATCGCAATCTCGCTAGACTGCCCTTTCCGCTTCAACGCCAGCGCACATGTCTCAACAACGTTTCCCGTCCCTCGCTCACTGGGGTGCCTTTCATGCTGTCGTAGAGCAGGGGCGCGTCGTGCGTTGCGACCCCTTTCCGGGTGATGCCCACCCGTCGCCTATCTTGCAGTCCATGCCGGGCATGGTTCATTCGCCCTTGCGCATACAAAAACCGGCCGTCCGTGAG belongs to Rhodoferax saidenbachensis and includes:
- the pntB gene encoding Re/Si-specific NAD(P)(+) transhydrogenase subunit beta, whose product is MSASLATVSYIGATILFILSLGGLSNQSTALRGNLYGMVGMALAVLATVFGPTVTVAGLPWIAGAMVLGGGVGLYAARTVQMTQMPELVALMHSMVGLAACLVGFASYVDTSIQHTGAEKAIHDVEIYIGILIGAVTFSGSLIAFGKLNGKIGGKPLLLPGRHLLNLAGLLVVIWFGREFIQSTSVAEGMTPLIVMTVVALLFGVHMVMAIGGADMPVVVSMLNSYSGWAAAATGFMLSNDLLIVTGALVGSSGAILSYIMCNAMNRSFISVIAGGFGTTSAAPKPAAGAAQPAGEVVAVNAAETAELLREAKSVIIVPGYGMAVAQAQHTVFEITRTLREKGVNVRFGIHPVAGRMPGHMNVLLAEAKVPYDIVFEMEEINDDFPATDVVMVIGANDIVNPSAQDDPTSPIAGMPVLEVWKAKTSIVMKRSMASGYAGVDNPLFYKENNRMLFGDAKKMLDEVLTVLKT
- a CDS encoding Re/Si-specific NAD(P)(+) transhydrogenase subunit alpha, yielding MQTSVSTEKGQRIGVPREIFPGEKRVATVPDVVEKLIKLGFQVSVESGAGDAANFDDDSYRAAGATVVATAAELWAQSDIVFKVRGPSSDEVGLLREGGSLISFIWPAQNPELLQQLAAKKATVLAIDALPRTLSRAQKMDALTSMAGVSGYRAVIEAANAFGRFFNGQITAAGKVPPAKVFIAGAGVAGLAAIGTAASLGAIVRANDTRAEVADQVTSLGGEFVKVDYEEEGGGGGGYAKVMSEGFQAAQRAMYAQQAKEVDIIITTALIPGKPAPKLITAEMVRTMKPGSVIVDMAAEQGGNCELTEPGQAVVKHGVTIVGYTDLASRLAKQSSTLYATNLFRLSEELCKTKDGIANVNMEDDAIRGLTVIKEGQVTWPAPAPKLPAVPAAAAKAAPVVAKKPAHGHGAASEPMSAKSLVILMAVAALFFWLIGSYAPAAFLGHFTVFVLACFVGYMVVWNVKPALHTPLMSVTNAISSIIAIGALVQVSPLGGAGGRPDSLITWLAAAAILLTAINMFGGFAVTQRMLAMFRK
- a CDS encoding NUDIX hydrolase codes for the protein MDARWKPNVTVAAVIEKDGRFLLVEEHTAEGLRLNNPAGHLDPAESPEEACTREVLEETAHGFTPTALIGVYLSRFQRGAEDVTYMRFAYCGDVGAFDAQRPLDTGIERTLWMSEAEIRACPERHRSPLLLRCLDDYLAGRRYPLSLVTTDATVYHPEIR
- a CDS encoding sulfite exporter TauE/SafE family protein, with product MDNTSTFALLGAAAFGAGVLNSVAGGGSFLTFPALVYAGIPPIAANATSALAVSPGYLGGVWGFKTELRALDRSLLRREILVSAVGGVCGAILLLVTPARLFSGLVPWLLLFATLLFMLGPVLARRSQSAQTGTNSLAAWHTPALFVVAVYGGYFNGGLGILLMALYTLSGETRLHTVNALKNLNSFVLSILSVAAFAWAGAIVWREAALMMVAATLGGFAGARLARRLPVQWVRGIVIATGLAMSTVFFLRTG
- the mnmA gene encoding tRNA 2-thiouridine(34) synthase MnmA, whose product is MKKQRVVVGLSGGVDSAVTAHLLKQQGHEVIGIFMKNWEDDDDSEYCSSNIDFVDAAAVADVIGIEIEHVNFAADYKDRVFSEFLREYQAGRTPNPDILCNAEIKFKAFLDHAMRLGAEKIATGHYARVRSNEGTGKHELLKGLDASKDQSYFLHRLNQAQLSKTLFPVGELHKTEVRRIAEEMQLPNAKKKDSTGICFIGERPFREFLNRYISKEPGPIKDAKGRTIGQHVGLSFYTLGQRQGLGIGGLKAKGAQRGGGEHAPWFVARKDMETNTLWVVQGHDHPWLQSLSLQAQDASWVSGEAPAARAIAAKTRYRQSDAACQVESAQGPDFALQFSENQWAVTPGQSAVLYDGEVCLGGGVIAAAQPAAALA
- a CDS encoding acyl-CoA thioesterase; this translates as MQKQEVPTLKTVPIPLASSTALTQLLGLFALDNVKPDHYVGQSLDLGFRNLFGGHILGQALVAAGNTCEQRHAHSLHAYFIRGGDPRAPIDYTVDRIRDGSSFSVRRVTASQGGKAILILSSSFQVDEAGLEHHVAMPQVPPPESLPAFINTARPVPELIPEASASLTSRDLAIEIRSVDPVNPLQPEVKDPVQYIWFRAAGPVPNDKALQKCLLAYASDFSLLSTCLRPHGVTYYQPDMVTASLDHAMWFYRDFAVDDWLLYACSSPISGHSRGLNHGNIFSRDGKLVACVAQEGLIRQLRSGG
- the ssb gene encoding single-stranded DNA-binding protein; the encoded protein is MASVNKVILVGNCGRDPEIRYLPSGQAVANISIATTSRRKNRDTGENMEETQWHRVTFYERLAEIVGEYVKKGAPIYVEGRLKYGKYTDQAGVEKNTVDIIATEMQLLGGREGMGGPRGGDEGGAPAPRRAPPAAAPRAAAPAPRQAPAPRPASGFDDMDDDIPF
- a CDS encoding MFS transporter translates to MTPQERRSSASLALIFALRMLGLFLVLPVFALEARRYPGGSDPALVGLAMGIYGLTQGLLQIPFGMASDRFGRKPVIVVGLVIFAAGSALAAWAPSLSWLVAGRALQGAGAISAAVTALLADQTRDLVRTKAMALIGACIGLMFALSLVLSPLLAARIGLHGLFVLTAVLALGGIVVVLWWVPAEPAQPVVQARGGLAEVLRHPALLRLDFGVFVLHAVQLAMWVALPALLVQAGLAQDQHWQVYLPAVLASFLVMGVSLFPLEKRGYLRAVFLVAVGLIAMVQMGLLLAQAQPSVPVLALLLFVFFCGFNVLEASQPSLASRVAPAHVRGTALGVYNTLQSLGFFVGGVAGGWLLKHAGPQGLFAVCVVAMLAWLVVAWPMRAPSPKAPDGP